A genomic segment from Cyanobium sp. NIES-981 encodes:
- the grrM gene encoding cyclophane-forming radical SAM/SPASM peptide maturase GrrM/OscB yields MDPAVAGFGPVRLLVLQPTPFCNLDCDYCYLPDRGDRTRLSFELLEAALERVLESPFFDGGFTLLWHAGEPLTVPIRFYDEATARIRGVLARHGLPPTTVVQSLQTNATVITEAWCECFARNDIHVGVSLDGPAFLHDAHRVTRTGLPTHAAAMRGVGWLQRCGIPFEVISVLTADGLDHADAIAAFFLEHGIADVGFNMEETEGANAHSSLETGAAERPALEGRYRRFMERIWQRCREYPGALRIREFEGITSLACSDGRLDHTDMNTPFVIVNVDARGHVSTFDPELLSVHTERFGTFAFGHVQHDRLVDLAASDKFQQVHREIRAGVERCRASCDYFGLCGGGAGSNKYWEHGRFDATTTEHCRFRIQLVADVVLAGMERELGLAG; encoded by the coding sequence ATGGATCCGGCGGTGGCGGGATTCGGGCCGGTGCGGCTGCTGGTGCTGCAGCCCACCCCCTTCTGCAACCTCGACTGCGACTACTGCTACCTGCCCGATCGGGGCGACCGCACCCGCCTGAGCTTCGAGCTGCTGGAGGCCGCCCTGGAGCGGGTGCTGGAGAGTCCCTTCTTCGATGGAGGCTTCACCCTGCTCTGGCACGCAGGGGAGCCGCTCACCGTGCCGATCCGCTTCTACGACGAGGCCACCGCACGGATCCGGGGCGTTCTGGCGCGCCACGGGCTGCCGCCCACCACGGTGGTGCAGTCGCTGCAGACCAACGCCACGGTGATCACCGAGGCCTGGTGCGAGTGCTTCGCCCGCAACGACATTCACGTGGGGGTGAGCCTCGACGGCCCTGCCTTCCTGCATGACGCCCACCGGGTGACCCGCACCGGCCTGCCCACCCATGCGGCGGCCATGCGGGGCGTGGGCTGGCTGCAGCGCTGCGGCATCCCCTTCGAGGTGATCAGCGTGCTCACCGCCGATGGGCTCGACCACGCCGACGCCATCGCCGCTTTCTTCCTGGAGCACGGCATCGCCGACGTGGGCTTCAACATGGAGGAAACCGAGGGGGCCAACGCCCATTCGAGCCTCGAGACCGGCGCCGCTGAGCGTCCGGCCCTGGAGGGGCGCTACCGGCGGTTCATGGAGCGGATCTGGCAGCGCTGCCGCGAGTATCCCGGCGCCCTGCGCATCCGTGAGTTCGAGGGGATCACCAGCCTGGCCTGCAGTGATGGGCGCCTGGATCACACCGACATGAACACCCCCTTCGTGATCGTGAACGTGGATGCCCGGGGCCATGTGTCCACCTTCGACCCCGAGCTGCTGTCGGTGCACACCGAGCGCTTCGGCACGTTCGCCTTCGGCCATGTGCAGCACGACCGCCTGGTGGACCTGGCGGCCAGCGACAAGTTTCAGCAGGTGCACCGGGAGATCCGTGCCGGCGTGGAGCGCTGCCGGGCCAGCTGCGACTACTTCGGGCTGTGCGGCGGCGGCGCCGGCAGCAACAAGTACTGGGAGCACGGCCGCTTCGATGCCACCACCACCGAGCACTGCCGTTTCCGCATCCAGCTGGTGGCTGATGTGGTGCTCGCTGGCATGGAGCGGGAGCTCGGGCTCGCCGGCTGA
- the grrP gene encoding extracellular substrate binding-like orphan protein GrrP: MRDRLRGACGSLLGLGLLFTAAAGSPAWAAGVVERVAGTGELVLVGPATIPPLLSREGEGPPQGYAVLVAERIAAALAEAVGRPVKLRFEEEPDLATTGGRVVAGTADLACGFPFSWEADMTADFSLPIGVSGLRLLTPAGRFDGDPAGLAGHRLAVVRGSLAASELQGFQPRAVPVPVNTLRDGLDALQAGRVEGVIGDSNLLAALASRRGLGDLRLVPEVPYESYAIACLLPENDSAFRNLVDLAIARLLQGYVDGRPEDVAAVDRWIGPGSAADLSQELIRDQFQALLMAREAIRPLPPAGRRAPAARPAI, from the coding sequence TTGCGTGATCGCCTCCGCGGGGCCTGCGGGAGCCTGCTGGGCCTGGGCCTGCTGTTCACAGCTGCGGCCGGCAGTCCGGCCTGGGCCGCTGGCGTGGTGGAGCGGGTGGCCGGCACCGGGGAGCTGGTGCTGGTGGGGCCGGCCACCATCCCGCCGCTGCTCAGCCGTGAGGGAGAGGGTCCGCCGCAGGGCTATGCGGTGCTGGTGGCCGAGCGCATCGCCGCCGCCCTGGCCGAGGCGGTGGGCCGCCCCGTGAAGCTTCGCTTCGAGGAGGAGCCCGATCTCGCCACCACCGGCGGCCGGGTGGTGGCCGGCACGGCCGACCTGGCCTGCGGCTTCCCCTTCAGCTGGGAAGCGGACATGACGGCGGATTTCTCCCTGCCGATCGGCGTGTCGGGCCTGCGCCTGCTCACGCCGGCGGGACGTTTCGACGGCGATCCCGCAGGGCTGGCCGGCCACCGCCTCGCCGTGGTGCGGGGCTCCCTGGCGGCAAGCGAACTGCAGGGCTTTCAGCCCCGGGCCGTTCCCGTGCCCGTGAACACGCTCCGTGATGGCCTCGACGCGCTGCAGGCCGGTCGTGTGGAGGGGGTGATCGGCGACTCCAACCTTCTGGCCGCCCTGGCCAGCCGCCGCGGGCTCGGCGACCTTCGCCTGGTGCCGGAGGTGCCCTACGAGAGCTATGCGATCGCCTGCCTGCTGCCGGAGAACGATTCGGCCTTCCGCAACCTGGTGGATCTCGCGATCGCCCGGTTGCTGCAGGGCTACGTGGATGGCCGGCCGGAGGACGTGGCGGCGGTGGACCGCTGGATCGGTCCGGGCAGCGCGGCCGACCTCTCCCAGGAGCTGATCCGTGACCAGTTCCAGGCCCTGCTGATGGCCCGGGAGGCGATCCGTCCGCTGCCGCCTGCTGGCCGCAGGGCCCCTGCCGCCAGGCCAGCGATCTGA
- the nadC gene encoding carboxylating nicotinate-nucleotide diphosphorylase produces MPSLFPLQLEPMLRAWLAEDLGRGDLTLPALAGAQGRAHWLTRQAGVFCGGGLVEPLFRLLDPAVQVRLLVADGEAVQPDQRLLDLEGPAAALVAGERTALNLAMRLSGIATATAALVAELEGTGVRLADTRKTTPGLRTLEKYAVRCGGGLNHRLGLDDAAMLKENHLAWAGGVAAAVAAVRAEAPWPARVIVEAETAAEAEAAVQAGADAVLLDGFVPEALAAVVPALRQLAFQRGQAVVLEASGVQPQQLRAYAATGIDLISSSAPVTRSPWLDLSMRFDPGWV; encoded by the coding sequence ATGCCGTCGTTGTTTCCCCTGCAGCTGGAGCCGATGCTGCGTGCCTGGCTGGCGGAGGATCTGGGCCGCGGCGACCTCACCCTGCCGGCCCTGGCCGGAGCCCAGGGGCGCGCCCACTGGCTCACCCGCCAGGCCGGGGTGTTCTGCGGCGGCGGGCTGGTGGAGCCCCTGTTCCGCCTGCTGGATCCCGCCGTGCAGGTGCGGCTGCTGGTGGCCGATGGCGAGGCGGTGCAGCCGGACCAGCGGCTGCTGGACCTCGAGGGTCCGGCGGCGGCCCTGGTGGCGGGGGAGCGCACCGCCCTCAACCTTGCCATGCGCCTCAGCGGCATTGCCACGGCCACGGCGGCTCTGGTGGCGGAGCTGGAGGGCACGGGCGTGCGGCTGGCGGACACCCGCAAGACCACGCCCGGGCTGCGCACGCTGGAGAAGTACGCCGTGCGCTGCGGCGGTGGGCTGAACCACCGCCTCGGCCTCGACGACGCCGCCATGCTCAAGGAGAACCACCTGGCCTGGGCCGGCGGCGTGGCGGCGGCGGTGGCGGCGGTGCGTGCCGAGGCGCCCTGGCCGGCCAGGGTGATCGTGGAGGCCGAAACCGCCGCCGAGGCGGAGGCGGCCGTGCAGGCCGGCGCCGATGCGGTGCTGCTGGATGGCTTCGTGCCGGAGGCCCTGGCGGCGGTGGTGCCGGCCCTGCGGCAGCTGGCGTTCCAGCGCGGCCAGGCCGTGGTGCTGGAGGCCTCGGGGGTGCAGCCGCAGCAGCTGCGGGCCTATGCCGCCACGGGCATCGATCTGATCTCCAGCAGTGCCCCGGTCACCCGCAGTCCCTGGCTGGACCTGAGCATGCGCTTCGATCCGGGCTGGGTCTGA
- a CDS encoding ABC transporter ATP-binding protein codes for MTDPVLRLTDLVVRYPQAEGPTLDGLNLELRAGETLALVGPSGCGKSTVARAALQLLPAGSVCAGGLLLGGSDPRLLSRPALRRLRGEAVGLVFQDPMTRLNPLLTVGAHLTDTLQAHRPRWRRPQLRARALDLLARVGITAERFGSYPHEFSGGMRQRLAIALAMALRPPLVIADEPTTSLDVAVAGQVMAELSDLCREVGSALLLISHDLAMAGRWCDQIAVLDQGRLIEQAPARQLLLTPRSPLAQRLVARAREREASGGPPPQQQEPLLEIDALRCWHPLPSPPWRPRFLKAVDGVSLQVHRGETVGIVGASGCGKSTLCRALMGLTPVRGGAVRLNGVDLQQLRGASLRQARRGLQMVFQDPLACLNPQMRVGDAVADPLRIHGLASRAEARQRARALLDAVGLTPPEAFEQRLPRQLSGGQQQRVAIARALILEPQLLLCDESVSMLDAEVQADVLALLRRLQERLGLGMLFVTHDLAVAGGFCHRVLVLEGGQVVEEGPGRELLRHPQAAITRALVEACPRLPE; via the coding sequence ATGACTGATCCCGTGCTGCGCCTCACGGACCTGGTGGTCCGCTACCCCCAGGCCGAGGGCCCCACCCTCGACGGGCTCAACCTGGAGCTCAGGGCGGGGGAAACGCTGGCGCTGGTGGGCCCTTCGGGCTGTGGCAAGAGCACCGTGGCCCGGGCGGCGCTGCAGCTGCTGCCGGCGGGGAGCGTCTGCGCCGGGGGCCTGCTGCTGGGGGGCTCCGATCCCCGCCTCCTGAGCCGCCCGGCCCTGCGACGCCTGCGCGGCGAGGCGGTGGGTCTGGTGTTCCAGGACCCGATGACCCGCCTCAATCCCCTGCTGACGGTGGGCGCCCACCTCACCGACACCCTGCAGGCCCACCGCCCGCGCTGGCGTCGGCCCCAGCTGCGGGCGCGGGCCCTGGATCTGCTGGCGCGGGTGGGGATCACGGCGGAGCGCTTCGGCAGCTACCCCCATGAGTTCAGCGGCGGCATGCGGCAGCGGCTGGCCATCGCCCTGGCCATGGCACTGCGGCCACCGCTGGTGATCGCCGACGAACCCACCACCAGTCTGGACGTGGCGGTGGCGGGCCAGGTGATGGCCGAGCTCAGTGACCTCTGCCGGGAGGTGGGCAGCGCCCTGCTGCTGATCAGCCACGACCTGGCCATGGCCGGCCGCTGGTGCGATCAGATCGCCGTGCTGGATCAGGGCCGGCTGATCGAGCAGGCACCGGCCCGCCAGCTGCTGCTCACGCCGCGCTCACCGCTGGCCCAGCGGCTGGTGGCCCGCGCCAGGGAGCGGGAAGCCAGCGGCGGGCCGCCGCCGCAGCAGCAGGAGCCCCTGCTCGAGATCGACGCCCTGCGCTGCTGGCACCCGCTGCCGTCCCCCCCCTGGCGGCCACGCTTCCTCAAGGCCGTGGACGGCGTGAGCCTGCAGGTGCACCGCGGCGAGACGGTGGGGATCGTGGGGGCCTCGGGCTGCGGCAAGAGCACCCTCTGCCGGGCCCTGATGGGGCTGACGCCCGTGCGGGGCGGTGCCGTGCGGCTGAACGGCGTTGACCTGCAGCAGCTGCGCGGAGCAAGCCTGCGCCAGGCGCGACGGGGCCTCCAGATGGTGTTCCAGGACCCGCTGGCCTGCCTGAACCCCCAGATGCGCGTGGGCGACGCCGTGGCCGATCCGCTGCGGATCCATGGCCTGGCCAGCCGGGCGGAGGCGCGCCAGCGGGCCCGCGCCCTGCTCGACGCCGTGGGGCTCACGCCCCCGGAGGCGTTTGAGCAACGCCTGCCCCGGCAGCTCTCGGGCGGCCAGCAGCAGCGGGTGGCGATCGCCCGGGCGCTGATCCTCGAGCCGCAGCTGCTGCTCTGCGATGAGAGCGTGAGCATGCTGGACGCGGAGGTGCAGGCCGATGTGCTGGCCCTGCTGCGCCGGCTGCAGGAGCGGCTGGGGCTGGGGATGCTGTTCGTGACCCACGACCTGGCCGTGGCCGGCGGCTTCTGCCACCGGGTGCTCGTGCTGGAGGGTGGCCAGGTGGTGGAGGAGGGCCCGGGCCGGGAACTGCTGCGCCATCCCCAGGCAGCGATCACCCGCGCCCTGGTGGAGGCGTGTCCCCGACTGCCGGAGTGA
- a CDS encoding bifunctional (p)ppGpp synthetase/guanosine-3',5'-bis(diphosphate) 3'-pyrophosphohydrolase: protein MLRAVSDPNPSLLDPVLQGAAAGRPVPSTPEQPAEAAAAVAPEPPSPTRRPIHSPADYGVPLPEWLQRCIEHVPPGAGESCPTDAEALLASAFDFAYQLHEGQYRASGEPYIVHPVAVADLLRDIGASASVIAAGFLHDVVEDTEVTPEELEQHFGAEVRALVEGVTKLGGIHFTNKTEAQAENLRRMFLAMASDIRVVLVKLADRLHNMRTLAALKPEKQLRIARETREIYAPLANRLGIGRLKWELEDLAFKILEPEAYRDVQQQVATKRSEREERLGVTVQLLRERLAAVGLGACEVSGRPKHLYGIWSKMQRQQKAFHEIYDVAALRILCPSLDGCYRSLAVVHDTFRPIPGRFKDYIGLPKPNGYQSLHTAVIGRHRPIEVQIRTPEMHQVAEYGIAAHWKYKEGGSPAAVGNDAERFNWLRQLVDWQKDGGSQDSNDYLASIKEDLFDEEVFVFTPNGDVVGLRKGSTAVDFAYRIHSEVGNHCQGVRINDRLCPLATPLQNGDFVQIITAKTAHPSLDWLNFVATPTARNRIRSWYKKSHREANIQRGTEMLERELGRDGFDALLNGEAMAKVARRCNLVGTDDLLASLGFGGVTLHQVLNRLREELRLANSAATPVLSNEELARNVSAQGEQASAPPLPTGHGAASAILGLEGLDYRLGGCCSPLPGEPILAAVALGNHGITIHRQDCANVEQVPAERRLPVRWNGAPSAPEKRRYPVQLRIEVLDRVGVLKDILMRLSDHRINVSDARVRTTPGKPARIDLRVELTSAAQLTSTINQIRSMADVLDICRTGIG, encoded by the coding sequence ATGCTCCGCGCGGTCTCCGATCCGAACCCATCGCTGCTGGACCCGGTGCTCCAGGGTGCCGCGGCAGGGAGGCCCGTGCCCAGCACCCCCGAGCAGCCGGCTGAGGCGGCCGCCGCGGTGGCCCCGGAGCCGCCGTCCCCCACCCGGCGGCCGATTCACAGCCCCGCCGACTACGGCGTGCCGCTGCCCGAATGGTTGCAGCGCTGCATCGAGCATGTTCCCCCCGGCGCTGGCGAGAGCTGCCCCACCGACGCCGAGGCCCTGCTGGCCTCGGCGTTTGACTTTGCCTACCAGCTGCACGAGGGCCAGTACCGCGCCAGCGGCGAGCCCTACATCGTGCATCCGGTGGCGGTGGCCGATCTGCTGCGCGACATCGGGGCCAGCGCCAGCGTGATCGCGGCCGGTTTCCTCCACGACGTGGTGGAGGACACCGAGGTGACCCCGGAGGAGCTGGAGCAGCACTTCGGCGCCGAGGTGCGGGCGCTGGTGGAGGGCGTGACCAAGCTCGGCGGCATCCACTTCACCAACAAGACCGAAGCCCAGGCGGAGAACCTGCGGCGGATGTTCCTGGCCATGGCCAGCGACATCCGGGTGGTGCTGGTGAAGCTGGCCGACCGGCTGCACAACATGCGCACCCTGGCGGCGCTCAAGCCCGAGAAGCAGCTGCGCATCGCCCGCGAGACCCGCGAGATCTACGCCCCCCTGGCCAACCGGCTCGGCATCGGCCGGCTGAAGTGGGAACTGGAGGATCTGGCCTTCAAGATCCTCGAGCCGGAGGCCTACCGCGACGTGCAGCAGCAGGTGGCCACCAAGCGCAGTGAGCGGGAGGAGCGGCTGGGGGTCACCGTGCAGCTGCTGCGGGAGCGCCTGGCGGCGGTGGGCCTGGGGGCCTGTGAGGTGAGCGGCCGGCCGAAGCACCTCTACGGCATCTGGAGCAAGATGCAGCGCCAGCAGAAGGCCTTCCACGAGATCTACGACGTGGCGGCCCTGCGCATCCTCTGCCCCAGCCTCGATGGCTGCTACCGCTCGCTGGCGGTGGTGCACGACACCTTCCGGCCGATTCCGGGCCGCTTCAAGGACTACATCGGCCTGCCCAAGCCCAACGGCTACCAGTCGCTGCACACGGCGGTGATCGGCCGGCACCGGCCGATCGAGGTGCAGATCCGCACGCCGGAGATGCACCAGGTGGCGGAATACGGCATCGCCGCCCACTGGAAATACAAGGAGGGGGGTTCGCCGGCGGCGGTGGGCAACGATGCCGAGCGCTTCAACTGGCTGCGCCAGCTGGTGGACTGGCAGAAGGACGGCGGCTCCCAGGACAGCAACGACTACCTCGCCTCGATCAAGGAGGACCTCTTCGATGAGGAGGTGTTCGTGTTCACCCCCAACGGCGATGTGGTGGGGCTGCGCAAGGGCTCCACGGCGGTGGATTTCGCCTACCGCATCCACTCGGAGGTGGGGAACCACTGCCAGGGCGTGCGCATCAACGACCGCCTCTGTCCCCTGGCCACGCCGCTGCAGAACGGCGACTTCGTGCAGATCATCACCGCCAAGACTGCCCATCCGAGCCTCGACTGGCTCAACTTCGTGGCCACCCCCACGGCCCGCAACCGGATCCGTTCCTGGTACAAGAAGAGCCACCGCGAGGCCAACATCCAGCGCGGCACCGAGATGCTGGAACGCGAGCTGGGCCGCGACGGCTTCGACGCCCTGCTCAACGGTGAGGCGATGGCCAAGGTGGCCCGCCGCTGCAACCTGGTCGGCACCGACGATCTGCTGGCCTCGCTGGGGTTCGGCGGGGTGACGCTGCACCAGGTGCTGAACCGCCTCCGCGAGGAACTGCGGCTGGCCAACAGCGCCGCCACCCCCGTGCTCAGCAACGAGGAGCTGGCCCGCAACGTGTCGGCCCAGGGGGAACAGGCCAGCGCCCCGCCGCTCCCCACCGGCCACGGCGCCGCCAGTGCCATCCTAGGCCTCGAGGGGCTGGATTACCGCCTTGGAGGCTGCTGCAGCCCCCTGCCGGGTGAGCCGATCCTGGCCGCGGTGGCCCTCGGCAACCACGGCATCACGATTCACCGGCAGGACTGCGCCAATGTGGAGCAGGTGCCGGCCGAACGCCGCCTGCCGGTGCGCTGGAATGGGGCCCCCAGCGCACCGGAGAAACGCCGCTACCCCGTGCAGCTGCGGATCGAGGTGCTCGATCGGGTGGGGGTGCTCAAGGACATCCTGATGCGCCTCTCCGACCACCGCATCAACGTGAGCGACGCCCGCGTGCGCACCACCCCCGGCAAACCGGCCCGGATCGACCTGCGGGTGGAACTCACCAGCGCCGCCCAGCTCACCAGCACCATCAACCAGATCCGCTCGATGGCGGATGTGCTCGACATCTGCCGCACCGGCATCGGCTGA
- the grrA gene encoding GrrA/OscA1 family cyclophane-containing rSAM-modified RiPP: MAFLTRSRLFGLLLLASMPLDCAAALATSAAQHLGSDLGTDRPPSLDRPASIEERLRRIATEVRLRESEQAQEPGVQGEGGFAEGSAVRSDDGSDGGRLAYVFVNAPALGWGNGGFRNGGFYNGGFRNGGFRNGGFYNGGFRNGGFYNGGFRNGGGFRNGGFRNGGFRNGGGWRNGGFRNGGFRNFR, from the coding sequence ATGGCCTTCCTCACCCGCTCCCGCCTCTTCGGCCTGCTGCTGCTGGCCTCGATGCCGCTGGACTGCGCCGCCGCCCTGGCCACCTCGGCGGCCCAGCACCTGGGCTCGGACCTGGGCACGGACCGCCCTCCCAGCCTCGATCGCCCCGCCAGCATCGAGGAGAGGCTGCGGCGCATCGCGACCGAGGTGCGGCTGCGCGAGTCGGAGCAGGCGCAGGAGCCCGGGGTCCAGGGGGAGGGCGGCTTCGCCGAGGGGAGCGCCGTCCGGAGCGACGACGGGAGTGATGGGGGCCGGCTCGCCTACGTGTTCGTGAATGCCCCTGCCCTGGGCTGGGGCAACGGTGGCTTCCGCAATGGTGGCTTCTACAACGGCGGCTTCCGCAACGGCGGCTTCCGCAACGGCGGCTTCTACAACGGTGGTTTTCGCAACGGCGGTTTCTACAACGGCGGCTTCCGCAATGGCGGCGGCTTCCGCAACGGGGGCTTCCGCAATGGTGGGTTCCGCAACGGGGGCGGCTGGCGCAATGGCGGCTTCCGCAACGGCGGCTTCCGCAATTTCCGCTGA
- the mnmE gene encoding tRNA uridine-5-carboxymethylaminomethyl(34) synthesis GTPase MnmE encodes MGWVRGERELGKGEAGQASRATIASDADGSDTIAAVATAIAPGQGSVAIVRISGPQAEAIGARLFRAPGQQVWESHRVLYGHVVDPATGEPVDEALLLLMRAPRSFTRETVVELHGHGGLVAVQRVLELVLAAGARRALPGEFSQRAFLNGRLDLTRAEAISELVTARSRRAAQLAMAGLDGGLHRRIAALRGQLLDQLAELEARVDFEEDLPPLDGAGVVAALTAVRQELEQLVAEARQGALLREGLRVAIVGRPNVGKSSLLNRLSRRERAIVTDLPGTTRDLLESELVLEGVPLTLLDTAGIRPTDDAVEQLGIARSREALAAADAVVLVFDLVAGWTAADAELRALVPEGVPLLLVGNKADLVENLDAADVAADVAAGPDGPAVPRPDVAISALTGAGSDALVQALLRRCGAADVQGVQVALNARQRDLAARAAAALGGSLEAAAQQLPWDFWTIDLRAAVRCLGEITGEEVSEAVLDRVFARFCIGK; translated from the coding sequence ATGGGGTGGGTGAGAGGCGAGCGGGAGCTGGGGAAGGGCGAAGCGGGGCAGGCCTCCCGGGCCACGATCGCGTCGGACGCGGATGGGTCTGACACGATCGCCGCCGTGGCCACGGCGATTGCGCCGGGTCAGGGGAGTGTGGCGATCGTAAGAATTTCCGGGCCCCAGGCCGAGGCCATCGGCGCCCGCCTGTTCCGGGCCCCGGGCCAGCAGGTGTGGGAGAGCCACCGCGTGCTCTACGGCCACGTGGTGGACCCGGCCACCGGAGAGCCGGTGGATGAGGCCCTGCTGCTGCTGATGCGGGCCCCCCGCAGCTTCACCCGGGAAACCGTGGTGGAACTGCACGGCCACGGCGGCCTGGTGGCGGTGCAGCGGGTGCTGGAGCTGGTGCTGGCGGCGGGAGCCCGGCGGGCCCTGCCGGGGGAGTTCAGCCAGCGGGCCTTTCTCAACGGCCGGCTCGACCTCACCCGGGCCGAGGCGATCAGCGAGCTGGTGACGGCTCGCAGCCGCCGCGCCGCCCAGCTGGCCATGGCCGGACTGGATGGCGGTCTGCATCGCCGCATCGCCGCCCTGCGCGGCCAGCTGCTGGATCAGCTCGCCGAACTGGAGGCCCGGGTGGACTTCGAGGAGGATCTCCCCCCCCTGGATGGCGCTGGGGTGGTGGCGGCCCTCACGGCGGTGCGCCAGGAGCTGGAGCAGCTGGTGGCCGAGGCGCGTCAGGGGGCCTTGCTGCGCGAGGGGTTGCGGGTGGCGATCGTGGGCCGCCCCAACGTGGGCAAGAGCAGCCTGCTCAACCGGCTCAGCCGCCGCGAGCGGGCGATCGTGACCGACCTGCCCGGCACTACCCGCGATCTGCTCGAGAGCGAGCTGGTGCTCGAGGGGGTGCCGCTCACCCTGCTCGACACCGCCGGCATCCGCCCCACCGACGACGCGGTGGAGCAGCTCGGCATCGCCCGCAGCCGCGAGGCCCTGGCCGCGGCCGACGCCGTGGTGCTGGTGTTCGATCTGGTGGCCGGCTGGACCGCCGCCGACGCCGAACTGCGTGCCCTGGTGCCCGAGGGGGTGCCGCTGCTGCTGGTGGGCAACAAGGCGGACCTGGTGGAGAACCTGGACGCTGCTGACGTGGCTGCGGACGTGGCTGCGGGCCCTGATGGTCCCGCTGTCCCACGGCCCGATGTGGCGATCAGCGCCCTCACCGGCGCCGGCAGCGACGCCTTGGTGCAGGCGCTGCTGCGGCGTTGCGGCGCCGCCGACGTGCAGGGGGTGCAGGTGGCCCTCAATGCCCGCCAGCGCGACCTGGCCGCCCGGGCCGCCGCCGCCCTGGGCGGCAGCCTCGAGGCCGCCGCCCAGCAGTTGCCCTGGGACTTCTGGACCATCGACCTGCGCGCCGCGGTGCGCTGCCTCGGGGAGATCACCGGCGAGGAGGTGAGCGAGGCGGTGCTGGATCGGGTGTTCGCCCGCTTCTGCATCGGCAAGTGA
- a CDS encoding DUF2062 domain-containing protein, producing MALHPFQSRLQAPVVRPLRRAIQWLWHQEGNPGQRARGLAAGVFCGCFPFFGLQTLLGVALASVVRGNHLLAAAGTWISNPFTYLPLYWFNFKLGSMLLGPGMGWPGLDTLRSEAVWQLGWSFTSRILLGSLLVGLATGPVLGWLYWRWLLHGHGAQPEQE from the coding sequence ATGGCGCTGCATCCGTTCCAGTCTCGACTGCAGGCTCCCGTGGTGCGGCCCCTCCGGCGGGCCATCCAGTGGCTCTGGCATCAGGAAGGGAATCCCGGCCAGCGGGCCCGCGGCCTGGCGGCCGGGGTGTTCTGCGGCTGTTTTCCCTTTTTCGGGCTCCAGACCCTGCTCGGCGTGGCCCTGGCCAGCGTGGTGCGGGGCAATCACCTGCTGGCGGCGGCCGGCACCTGGATCAGCAACCCCTTCACCTATCTGCCCCTCTACTGGTTCAACTTCAAACTGGGCTCGATGCTGCTGGGCCCTGGCATGGGCTGGCCGGGGCTCGACACCCTCCGCAGCGAGGCGGTGTGGCAGCTGGGCTGGTCCTTCACCAGCCGGATCCTGCTGGGATCCCTGCTGGTGGGGCTGGCCACCGGACCGGTCCTCGGCTGGCTCTACTGGCGCTGGCTGCTGCACGGCCATGGCGCCCAGCCCGAGCAGGAGTGA
- a CDS encoding heparin lyase I family protein: MPKAATIRVTGEGSILDYNPTFTRVGGGPSARLGSGGNYVEEGSGDLLGKYQGAFIPLRIGEEPGNRFLSFSVAGSGPGAKDRAELTQKGYYKAGKVLQANFRLRIPEGSAISNNSFYLMQLWQLGGKNPFAGIRMRRNESHKVDFITKNVSGNGRRLNRLANFELTPGQWHSFAMRFTFRPGGDSRMTVVADGRQLASWSGKAGTAPVQPIPNRGPTPYYRFKFGIYKRNEPAAGAFSAHFDDMVVGHL; the protein is encoded by the coding sequence GTGCCCAAGGCGGCCACCATCCGGGTCACGGGCGAGGGGAGCATTCTCGATTACAACCCCACCTTCACAAGGGTGGGCGGTGGGCCCAGCGCCCGGCTCGGCAGTGGTGGCAACTACGTGGAGGAGGGTTCCGGCGATCTGCTCGGCAAATACCAGGGGGCCTTCATTCCACTGCGCATCGGTGAGGAGCCCGGCAACCGGTTTCTGAGCTTCTCGGTGGCCGGCAGCGGGCCCGGGGCCAAGGACCGGGCCGAACTCACCCAGAAGGGCTACTACAAAGCCGGAAAGGTGCTGCAGGCCAATTTCAGGCTCCGCATCCCGGAGGGCAGCGCCATCTCCAACAATTCCTTCTACCTGATGCAGTTGTGGCAACTGGGAGGAAAGAATCCCTTTGCCGGCATCCGCATGCGCCGGAACGAATCCCACAAGGTTGATTTCATCACAAAGAATGTGAGTGGCAATGGCCGAAGACTCAACAGGCTGGCGAACTTCGAGCTCACTCCAGGCCAGTGGCACAGCTTCGCGATGCGCTTCACCTTCAGGCCAGGCGGGGATAGCCGCATGACGGTGGTCGCCGACGGCCGGCAGCTGGCCAGCTGGTCCGGCAAGGCAGGCACCGCCCCTGTTCAGCCCATTCCCAACCGCGGCCCCACGCCCTACTACCGCTTCAAGTTCGGCATCTACAAGCGCAACGAACCGGCGGCGGGCGCCTTCAGCGCCCACTTCGATGACATGGTGGTGGGGCACCTCTAG